The following coding sequences lie in one Glycine soja cultivar W05 chromosome 16, ASM419377v2, whole genome shotgun sequence genomic window:
- the LOC114390983 gene encoding cytochrome P450 CYP82D47-like, translating into MDFLPQPTLVVIVITIVLLYNIWRKKSSTIHKIKGLQPPEPSFALPLIGHLHLLGAKTPLARIFASLADKYGPIFQIHLGAYPALVICNQEAIKECFTTNDKVLASRPKSSHGVHLSYNFAGFGFAPYGSYWIKLRKLTMLELLSARRLEFLRPVYESEIDTLIRDLWMYLGGKSDVKVTISEWLERLTFNMITKMIAGKRYFSYLQDVDDVEAHGIVKLIKEFMHISGEFVLSDLIPLLGWLGVHGTVLKNMKRIAKDLDTLVGGWVEEHMKSDTLTNKSWEKHDFIDVMLSVIEDDSVSGHTRDTIIKANVMNLMLAGSDTTSTTMTWTLAMLMKNPHALKRAQEEIDHQVGRERRRVEARDIKDLIYLQAIVKETLRLYPPGPVLVPHEAREDCNIQGYHVPKGTRVFANVWKLHRDPSLWSEPEKFSPERFISENGELDEVHHFEYLPFGSGRRACPGSTFATQVCLLTLSRLLQGFDLHVPMDEPVDLEEGLGITLPKMNPLQIVLSPRLPSEFYQ; encoded by the exons ATGGATTTCCTTCCACAACCAACACTTGTAGTGATAGTTATAACTATTGTGCTTCTCTACAACATATGGAGGAAAAAAAGCAGTACTATTCACAAAATCAAGGGTCTACAACCCCCTGAACCCTCATTTGCCTTACCTTTGATTGGTCACCTCCACTTGCTAGGAGCAAAAACACCCCTTGCTAGAATCTTTGCTTCTCTGGCTGATAAGTATGGCCCCATCTTCCAAATCCATTTAGGAGCATACCCTGCGCTTGTGATTTGCAACCAAGAGGCTATAAAAGAGTGCTTCACTACTAATGACAAAGTCTTGGCCTCACGCCCAAAGTCAAGTCATGGTGTGCACCTTAGTTACAATTTTGCAGGGTTTGGATTTGCCCCTTATGGCTCATATTGGATAAAGCTTAGAAAGCTTACCATGCTTGAATTGCTCTCGGCTCGCCGCCTCGAATTTCTTAGGCCTGTTTATGAATCTGAAATTGATACTTTGATCCGGGATCTTTGGATGTATCTTGGAGGCAAAAGTGATGTTAAGGTCACAATAAGTGAATGGTTGGAACGCTTAACCTTCAATATGATCACAAAGATGATTGCAGGGAAAAG GTATTTCAGTTATTTGCAAGATGTGGATGATGTAGAGGCACATGGTATAGTGAAACTCATAAAGGAGTTCATGCATATATCTGGGGAATTTGTTCTCTCGGATTTGATTCCACTTCTTGGATGGTTAGGTGTGCATGGAACAGTGCTTAAAAATATGAAACGAATTGCAAAAGATTTGGACACCCTTGTGGGAGGTTGGGTCGAAGAGCATATGAAGAGTGATACCCTGACCAACAAGTCATGGGAGAAACATGATTTCATTGATGTCATGCTTTCTGTTATTGAGGATGATTCTGTCTCTGGTCATACCCGTGATACTATCATTAAAGCAAACGTTATG AATCTTATGCTAGCGGGGTCAGACACAACATCCACGACAATGACATGGACACTAGCCATGTTGATGAAGAACCCGCACGCTTTGAAGCGTGCACAAGAGGAGATTGACCATCAAGTGGGTAGGGAAAGAAGAAGGGTGGAAGCACGTGACATCAAAGACCTAATTTACTTGCAAGCAATTGTCAAAGAAACTTTAAGACTATATCCTCCGGGGCCAGTATTGGTACCCCACGAGGCAAGAGAAGATTGCAACATTCAAGGCTATCACGTGCCAAAAGGCACACGTGTGTTTGCAAACGTGTGGAAACTCCACAGAGACCCTAGCCTTTGGTCAGAGCCCGAGAAGTTTTCACCCGAGAGGTTTATTAGTGAGAATGGAGAACTTGATGAGGTTCACCATTTTGAGTACTTGCCTTTTGGGTCAGGGAGAAGGGCTTGCCCTGGATCCACTTTTGCCACACAAGTGTGTCTCTTGACACTTTCTCGGTTGCTCCAAGGGTTTGACTTGCACGTGCCAATGGATGAACCTGTTGATTTGGAAGAAGGGTTGGGCATCACCTTGCCTAAGATGAATCCATTGCAAATTGTTCTGAGTCCGCGGTTACCCAGTGAGTTTTATCAATGA